The sequence CATCTGTATATTAACTATTTAATAATTCATGAGCTTTAGTAACAACTGATTCTATTTTATCATCAATATTTTTGAGAAATGAAGTTTCAATTATTTCTTTTTTAGTCAATCCTTTCGTAGCATAAATCCAAAACTCAATATTTCCATCTGCTCCTTTTATTGGTGAAAAGGTAATACCTTTAATATTTAATCCAATAATATGTTGAAAAAAAACTACCAAGTTAAGAAGAACACTCTTATGTAATTTTTTATCTTTTACAATACCTCCTTTTCCTACCATACCTTTATCCACTTCAAATTGAGGCTTTATCAATGTTAAATATTCAGCATTATCTTTAGAAAGCCTTAAAATGTTATTAATAACTTTTTTAACAGAGATAAAAGATAAATCTATTGTTGCCATATCAACTAAAAATGGTATTTCATTTGGATCTAAATATCTTATATTAGTTCTTTCAAAAATTATTACTTTTGAATTTTTTCTTAGTTTCCAAGAAAGTTGACCATATCCTACATCCACAGCAATTACTCTCTTAGCACCTTTTAATAACAAACAATCAGTAAATCCACCAGTCGATGCTCCAACATCAAGAATCTTTTTCCCTTTAACATTTATATTGAATTTTTCAAGAGCTTTCTCAAGTTTTATTCCACCTCTTGAAACATAATCGTGATTTTTTTTATAAATTTTAATATCTGAATTTTTTTTAATTAACGTTCCTGCTTTCTCTACCCTTTTACCATCAACATTAACTTTACCTTCAAGGATTAATGCCTTGGCCTTTTCTCTAGATTTTACTAATCCTCTTTCTACTAAAATTATATCTAATCTCTTCTTTAATATCATATTTTAATTAATTTTTATTAAATTAAGTTTAACTTTTTCTTTCTAAAACAAAATCTGCAATATTGATTAAATCTTGAATTGGTAAATTTAAATCAGTAATTGAATTTTTTGCAAGTTCTATTTCTTTTTTTGCAATTTCTTTTGACTTTTTTAACCCATAATAACTCGGGTAAGTTATTTTCTTTAATGCTTTGTCATTTCCTGTTCTTTTGCCAGTATTTTTTTCCTTACCAACTTCATCTAATAAATCATCTGTAATCTGAAAAACTAATCCTAAATGCTCTCCAAATTCAGTGAATTTCTTTAGTTGATAATTATCTGCATTTGATACTATAGCACCACATCTAACTGATGCTCTTATAAGTTTTCCAGTTTTATTGTTGTGAATAAAGTTTAAAGTTTCCTTTCCCACATTTTCACTATTTGAAATTATATCCATAACCTGACCTGCTATCATTCCAGATGTTCCAGTAGCTTTAGATAGTTCTTCTGCTAACTTTAATACAACCTCATCAGATGAGTACTTTTTTTGTTTTAGAACTAAATTAAGACTCTCGGAAAATAATGCATCTCCGGCTAAGATGGCTATATCCTCTCCAAATTTTATATGACACGTTGGTTTTCCTCTTCTCAACTTATCATTGTCTATTGCAGGAAGATCATCATGAATCAAAGAAAAAGTATGTATAAATTCAATAGCACATGCAATCGGCATAACTTTATCATGAGACACTTTAAAACTCTTCGCAACAAGAATAACAAGTATAGGTCTAAACCTCTTACCACCACTAAAGACAGAATATCTCATTGCATTAAATAATATCTTTGGTTCTCCCTCCATGGAAGAAAGATAATATTCTAATGATTTATTCACTTTTTTAACTAATTCTAATGGATAACTCATATATCCTTCCTACTCTATATTTTTTCTTTTTTATCTATTTTCATCTCTTCAACAACTTTTCCTAAAATGCCATTTACAAATTTACCAGATTCATTAGTACCATACTTTTTAGAAATTTCTATAGCTTCATTTATTGTAACCTTTAAAGGAATTTCTTGTTCAAACATAATTTCATAAAGAGCTATTCTTAACATATTCCTATCTAAAATGGACATTCTATCTATTTGCCAATTTGATGAATGTAAGTTAATTATTTCATTTAAATTCTCAAAATTGTTTTTAACTCCTTTTACCAATTTTAAGGTGAATTGATCAATATTTTTTTTATTTTTTAAATCCATTTTAATCAATTCATCAATATCTATAT comes from Actinomycetota bacterium and encodes:
- a CDS encoding TlyA family RNA methyltransferase — translated: MILKKRLDIILVERGLVKSREKAKALILEGKVNVDGKRVEKAGTLIKKNSDIKIYKKNHDYVSRGGIKLEKALEKFNINVKGKKILDVGASTGGFTDCLLLKGAKRVIAVDVGYGQLSWKLRKNSKVIIFERTNIRYLDPNEIPFLVDMATIDLSFISVKKVINNILRLSKDNAEYLTLIKPQFEVDKGMVGKGGIVKDKKLHKSVLLNLVVFFQHIIGLNIKGITFSPIKGADGNIEFWIYATKGLTKKEIIETSFLKNIDDKIESVVTKAHELLNS
- a CDS encoding polyprenyl synthetase family protein, which produces MSYPLELVKKVNKSLEYYLSSMEGEPKILFNAMRYSVFSGGKRFRPILVILVAKSFKVSHDKVMPIACAIEFIHTFSLIHDDLPAIDNDKLRRGKPTCHIKFGEDIAILAGDALFSESLNLVLKQKKYSSDEVVLKLAEELSKATGTSGMIAGQVMDIISNSENVGKETLNFIHNNKTGKLIRASVRCGAIVSNADNYQLKKFTEFGEHLGLVFQITDDLLDEVGKEKNTGKRTGNDKALKKITYPSYYGLKKSKEIAKKEIELAKNSITDLNLPIQDLINIADFVLERKS
- the nusB gene encoding transcription antitermination factor NusB; this encodes MLKRREAREKALFYLYQSDLLDIDIDELIKMDLKNKKNIDQFTLKLVKGVKNNFENLNEIINLHSSNWQIDRMSILDRNMLRIALYEIMFEQEIPLKVTINEAIEISKKYGTNESGKFVNGILGKVVEEMKIDKKEKI